From Zingiber officinale cultivar Zhangliang chromosome 5B, Zo_v1.1, whole genome shotgun sequence, the proteins below share one genomic window:
- the LOC121983891 gene encoding GTP-binding nuclear protein Ran1A-like, which produces MALPNQQTVDYPSFKLVLVGDGGTGKTTFVKRHLTGEFEKKYEPTIGVEVHPLDFFTNCGKIRFYCWDTAGQEKFGGLRDGYYIHGQCAILMFDVTARLTYKNVPTWHRDLCRVCENIPIVLCGNKVDVKSRQVKAKQVTFHRKKNLQYYEISAKSNYNFEKPFLYLARKLAGDPNLHFVESPALAPPEVHIDLISQQQHEAELAQAAAQPLPDDDDDVFD; this is translated from the exons ATG GCGTTGCCGAATCAGCAGACCGTCGATTACCCGAGCTTTAAACTCGTTCTCGTGGGTGATGGAGGAACTG GGAAAACTACCTTTGTGAAGAGGCACCTTACTGGTGAATTTGAGAAGAAATATGAAC CCACTATTGGAGTTGAGGTTCATCCATTGGATTTCTTCACAAACTGTGGGAAGATACGGTTTTATTGCTGGGATACAGCTGGGCAAGAGAAGTTTGGTGGTCTTAGGGATGGATATTA CATCCATGGCCAGTGTGCCATCCTCATGTTTGATGTCACTGCCAGATTAACATACAAAAATGTTCCAACTTGGCATCGTGATCTGTGCAG GGTCTGTGAAAACATTCCAATTGTTCTCTGCGGAAACAAGGTTGATGTGAAGAGCAGGCAGGTCAAGGCAAAGCAAGTTACATTCCACAGAAAGAAGAACCTGCAATACTATGAGATTTCTGCAAAGAGCAATTACAACTTTGAGAAGCCCTTCCTTTATCTTGCTCGGAAACTGGCAGG GGATCCCAATCTTCACTTTGTTGAATCACCTGCTCTTGCACCTCCTGAAGTCCATATTGATCTGATTTCACAGCAACA GCACGAAGCAGAGTTGGCTCAAGCTGCTGCTCAACCCCTTCCAGATGACGATGATGATGTTTTTGACTAA